A single window of Desulfobacterales bacterium DNA harbors:
- a CDS encoding cytochrome-c peroxidase, whose product MNNKFFVISLLLAGSLLLAGSALAARSSVDLGKQLFNDPALGGSANDKSCNSCHADGKGLEKASANPKLVKMINKCITGVLAGRKIDGRSVEMRSLKMYIESLEGAGRQ is encoded by the coding sequence ATGAACAACAAGTTTTTTGTGATCAGTCTGCTGCTCGCCGGTTCCCTTCTGCTGGCCGGCTCGGCCCTGGCCGCCAGGTCGTCGGTGGACCTGGGCAAACAGCTCTTCAATGATCCGGCCCTGGGCGGATCCGCCAACGACAAATCATGCAACTCCTGCCATGCCGACGGCAAGGGGCTTGAAAAGGCCTCTGCCAATCCCAAATTGGTCAAGATGATCAATAAATGTATTACCGGGGTGTTGGCAGGCCGGAAAATCGACGGTCGCTCGGTGGAGATGCGCTCATTGAAGATGTATATCGAGTCCCTGGAAGGGGCCGGGCGGCAGTAA